In Gadus chalcogrammus isolate NIFS_2021 chromosome 1, NIFS_Gcha_1.0, whole genome shotgun sequence, the sequence ctTATCCTGATCTGAATGATCTCATAGCGAGAGCTATGCTCAGCATCAGAACCGAGCATGAATAACCGAGACGAAACTCCAGATGTTTGTGCCTGAGCATTGTGAATCCACAGAGCCCCCCTACCACCCTGACCATCAGCTACTGTGGGAGCAGCATACAACTCCACACAATAGAAACGTCAACCTTGAGGAAGCCAGTAAGGTATGGCTAAGGGTAATTTGGGGGCTTATCACCACGGCAGCCTAAGCCGCAGCAGTGCATTGCCTATACGGTAGGTAACTTTAGATTAGagggacaaagacagacagacaggctgagggGGAGTgatagagggaaggagagacaggAAAGGTCAAACAAAGCAAGATAAAGGTTGATAGGGGGAAATAGTGGATAATGTTGACAGTTGATCATGATAAGTGATGTGAAATGTTTATGATTGGCCCGCTAAAGTAACAGTAATATACTTTGACACAATCCCAGAATAATGAACGACATATGAAGTGCAAGATCCACTGCCTTGTGAGGAGACACAGCACCTCACCTGTTTTAGTTAAAATACCTAGACAACAACAACTTCCACAAACAGGAAAGAACACAACAGGATTGGAAACCAGGAGCTCCTGAGTGCATCAGCACTTCCGTCCACTGAGTCTGTGAGGTTAGGGTTACTCACTCTGCAGgtcatctccatggcaaccgtTCAGTGCCCTGGCCCCGTCCAGCTTCTCCAGGATCTGCTTGCTCTGGCCCTCCAGCTCGGCCACGCCGTTTGCATACACTGCAAAGATCTCACTTCAAAGACCTGCTTCAAATTCTGCATGGAGTACACACGGAGATAAGATATAGGCCTGCAGTGGCTGTGTGTTCATCTGATTTATACGGAGGCCTTATAAATGGGAGCATGGACGCAGGGGCTCCGAACCGGTTCAAGGAACGAAAACGAAAACCGAAAACGAACGGAATTTTAAGAGGAACGGAAACGGAAACGAAAACCAAATGGTCTTCAACTGTTCCGGAACAGAAACGTTATTCTGAAATCCCCAAAACCGGTTAATAACGTTTTTTTTCGTTCTCTATATAGCTATATTCACAAAAGCATAGCCTATTTCGTGAAAAAGTAAAATATTTTCAGTTGCCGGGTTCACTTCGCCGCCCGCTAAGCTCAGTTGTCACAAATTCCCACCACCCCCCTGGCGAGAGGCGATTTCGAGGCGAAATCGAGTCTGACTGTCAGTAACAATTAGGGCtcgcccgaatgccatttttcaggcttcgaatactcgttggtttttccgagccaatattcgaatactcattccagaaaaacacaccatcaaaaacaacattaacattccctatatactccctggaaccgattttgacagtatctgcatattttgttgaagatttaatagcttttgaacgttaattagtaggcctaagtaagttgGAGTTACTTAGATTTCCCCgtggaagcgaacagctgttgttccgtaccaaatcagctgtcctctgcaaTCTCAGCCCttgcgggagcttttcaattcattctggaacgtgcatcttttcagggaatttgtacaataaatccataacaaataccgaatattgattgtcttatgtgtccatattatatccaatATATTGACTGGGTATTCGCAAGACGCTCAAGCTCTGCAGCAGGCCAGTCACAGTTGagtggcgcggcgctgtacagcgaacgtaaacaaacaactaagctaaggttagcatttcactaagaatttattttcctcccgagatcccgctaatgttgttataaagtaaagggaaacaagatatctccacctctctcgaatttcctctacctctcccgcttctctgcttggtgtcgcttatagtttgcctccctcgctctggtaacgtcacgtacgtgaaacAACGAAGCTCAGAATACTGATTTACgctttgaatactaattttACCAACGAGTATTTGAATATTCGAATGATTCAGGCCAGCCCTAATAACAATGCGGGACAACGTCCCAATTTGCGGGACGTGTACCAAGTAATGGAAATGCGGGACTGTCCCGCACAAAGCGacacatctggtcacccttTTATCTACCACAAAAATAGACTAGGCCCAATAACACTGCCGGAACGTTAAGAATGAACGCTATTTTACGTTCCGAACCGGTTCAGGAACGATATGTTGGTGGCGGAACGCAAGAACGAAAACGTTAAATATACCAGTTCCGTTCGGAGCGGAACGATTGAAAAATAATTTCAATCGTTTTGAAGCCTGTCGCGCACAACCACATTGACAGAGGATGAGTCTTGCCCCATCTTGATTTTAGGTGGACAGGTGGAATAACAGCATTTATTCCAGTTAATTGTGTACCTGGACTTCAGCAAGGAGCTTCCCCAGAGCCaactgggtgagagagagagagagagagagagagagagagagagagagagagagagagagagagagagagagagagagagagagagattgtaagGTTTCGATGGGAAAATTTGATGTGCATAAAATAAAAGTCTTGTTACTCAGTTGCCATAGTGCCCTCCCTCTTTAGACTGTTGATTCTTACTAGACATCACTACCTTATAATTCACGGATGATTGTAcccaacaaaaaaatatgattGCACATTAAGTTGAGGACTCTAAACTAAATTAAAGAATAAAGATGTACTGAAAGTAGCCTATGTACTTCCATCTATCATATATTTCTCACAGAAAACTCATTCACACATGACAATTGTAGGATTGGATGGAATAGACCAGGCTTATAATATGATGCAACCATATAGAATGACATTAGAATATTCATATACTAGAATAGAATAGGCCTTATAATCGAAAAGGTATATCATAGAATAGGATAGAATACTTTTTGATCTTACCTCAGCAAGCCTCAAATGAAGAATTGCCTTTTCTGTCTCGAGCTCCAGAATACGCTCCTCTTTACTCTGACAAAAACCAGTTGACATTAGCTTCTCACCTCTTTAGGTTATGAACTGATAGAGGAAGAGGGTTGAATTGCTATGGAATGTTGGTCAATGAAAGCTACAAAAAAATGGAATAGATTAGGTCTATAATGTTAATAAGTAATTCATTTACACGTTCAAATCTAATAAGGCCTACTTACCCTTAGTTTGTGCTCGAGAAGATGAACTTGATGTGCAAAGATTTGGTCTTGGTTAATAAAGAGTGACATTTACACGAAAAATTTAACAATACAAGAGAAACAACTTCAATGGCCTGCCTCGGTTTTCTCCTGTGTCGATCCGGCACCACTGTTTTCTGTCAGCGAGGTTTATGGGATTAGGACGCTCATCAAGGTTTACCTTCTTGTGCAATAGGCACAACGTGGTGTCTGTGGTCAGGTTGAGGGAACAGGATTTGTGAATGTTATTATTTCATACAGTAGCTCTTTATTGATACAATAATAATGTTATTCAAGCCTGATTATAATGTGTGTTTGCGAATCACGGCATCCAAACCAACTGTGCAGAAACCAGAAGAAAAAGTGTAGTTGAGgaagataaataaaaatacagccACCAAACTCCAGCATCTCTCTTAGTGGGCCTAGTCATCAGTGGGCCTCACCCCGTCCAGGGCATGGTCATCAGTGGGCCTCCCACCCAGGGCGGGGTCTTCAGGGGAGAACCGCTGGATCATTTCACCATCAGAAAGTCCACTACTCTCGTGCAGAGACAAACGGCACAACACTTTTCTCCATGGTTAAACATTTGAAATGGCTTGTCATGAGCTATTTctaatttcaataaaaaaaaacacttgggGAATCGGCTCAATAGTTTGTTAATACTGCAATATAGTTTTTCTCCGCTTGGGAGCAACAATGGGCAACATGTTCATCCACATAGCGATGAGGAACACACGAAGAAGGGAGGATGAGACTTCCGTGTAGACCAGCACCGGAATGACGACAGAGGTCTGCAGGACGTCAGACCTCAACCTTAACAAATTATACCTCAATACCAGATCCACAGTGTCAAAGGACAAAATCAAAggacaaaaaaagagagaaaatgagtGTTGCCACTGAAGTAAGACATTACCTGTACTCTGCACCACTTACGGTCCGTTATTATATTGTGCAGAACAAGATCTTGTTACCATGACCCGAGTAGGGTCAACTTTACTGACTCTTTAGTTTGTGAACACTGTTGAATGAGTGTCGGGGTGTCCCTGAGCTAGATAGCtccccctaactgctcccgacgatcTGGCTGTCGCATTGCAAGGACACGCcattggtgtgtgaatgtttgtatgATTAGGTGTTACGGGACGGCAGCAAAAACAATTCTCAAGTGACAAGATGTAGCTCAGGCAGAGGCACTGAGAGTCGTCTGTGGGGCCTTCCATTCCACCCCAATTGCAGCCTTACTTGTGGAAATGGGGGAGACCCCATTGGGTATCAGAAGGTCTAAGCTGGCAATGCAGTATATCTGTAAATAAAGGGGACATCAAGGGCAGAATGTGGGGGAGCTGTCTTTGGAAGATGCATGGGAGTGGGGAGGAGCAAGAGTGAAAGGGAATGTTTCATTTTAAAGTCAATGAGGAAATGGGAAGGATGGCGTttggggaggaggggttggCCCCTGTGGTGCACTGGCCAACTATACCACAATGGATTCTACCAGTGCCAGAGATAGATATAAGTTTGTTAGCTCATGAGAGAACTGCAACATTTGGGGGCATTGTAAAGGAAAGGCTAAATAACAAATGGGGACagtacatacaaatatacactGATCGGGCTCAAGACCCAAGGACTGGGAAGTCTGGGTTTGCTTTTTGCATCCCAGATTTGGATGTTGTCAAATATAGGCGACTGTCTGAGGGGGTTTCAGTTTACAACACAGAGCTCATTGCAATAGTCTGGGCTAtgcagtgggtggaggaggtcaggCCAGGGCCAGTTGTGATATGCTCTGACTCTGCTTCAGTGCTGATGacattgagggagggagggcttgGAGCCAGGTTGGACCTCATGGTGGAGCTTCTTACCCTGATGTACAGGATTGAGCAGGCGGGAGAGTCAGTGGGGTTCATGTGGATCCCAGCTCATGTGGGGATAGAGGGGAATGAGCTAGCTGATGGGGCAGAAAAAAGGGCTTTAAGAAGGGAAGATGTGGATGTTAAAGTGAGGCTGGGGTGTAGGTCAATCATCAAAAAGAACATCATGGCTGTGTGGCAGGAAGAGTGGGATAAGGAAAAGAAGGGGAGGCATTACTACAGCTTGCAGAGTAGAGTCACAAAGAGCTAGTGTTTTTTgggaaaggaaaggaggcatACAGTCATGATGACCAGACTGAGGCTGGGGCATTGCCGACTCGCATgggacttacaaaaacttgggAAACATGAAAATGGACTATGTGGAGTGTGTATAAACAGCAAACAGTAAAACATATCCTGATGGAATGTACTGGACTCACTCGACAGAGGGAACATCTGTATGCAGCAGTGGAAAGCCTGGGCACAACACCGGTTACACTAAAGAGCCTTCTAAATCCTGTTGAGAATCAGCCTGTGACTATAAAAACTGTCCTGGATTGAACGGCCACTGGATTATTCCTACGGAAATAGGATGGACTGATTGcgtttgaaatatatatatatatatatatatatatatatatatatatatatatatatatatatatatatatatatatatatatatattttggttgtttgtgtgtgtatttattttttgtcctGTGGGTGGCAGCAATGTGCCGCAAAGGCATACAGACTGCCGGAAAttaaaagaagaggaagaagaagctgaaAAGAGGAACAAATCAGAAgtgtaaaacaaacacaaaagacaTAAGGTGGATGTGAGGACAGGTTGCCAGGGCATGAAGTTTTGTTCACTATTCTGACCAGATGGCAGGACTCTGCGGGTAAGGTATAAGTTAATTAGGGCTGTACTGCGTTACTTAGAACCGTATGTTCGATGAAACCTAAGAGAAAAGTTGTTTTGAGGTAAGCGGAGGTTAATGAGGTTTGTTCATTAAGTCTGATCTAACAGAGCGTCTCGTGAGGCTTTAGGGAAGAGAAACCAACACGAGCCTGGAGTTTTGTTTCCTTCTTTTTCTATCCTCTTAGCGACTCAACACGATATATACCTTACTGGCTTTCGTATTTATCAGCAAATTGTTCGTGTTATTCTGGGtacgtacatttatttttagagATATTAGTCTCTGTCCACCTTGATACATCTCTCAGATCAGACGGGCTTTGCTCTCTCCTCTGCACCAGACCAAGTGGATGGTTTAATTATCATATGATCAGTGATTTCTAATCACTAGTCGATTATTTCAGGTTGTATCGTCTTTGACTAGCACAGAACGACCAAGCCCCATATCGTTGAGTTGAACGCGATAACTTTGTTTACTTCCTTCCTCATTGTTTCCAATTGTATCTCTATGTAAACCAGAAAGCCATTATATGATTATGTTGGGTCAAAATGTGGCTAATACTAATGTAACTATTGCGTGACTTTACCTTTTATCCCCTGTATTGACATAATATGCGTTGGTATatctatgtttgtgtatgaatGTCTACATGCATGCCTTTCAAATGCATGTATATACGACTTTACTCCAACCCTGAAGGTGCTGAAATTTCATTAGCCCGACTGCTTTAAGTTGAACCCCGATCAAGGTGTCCTGTGACTCCAGACGGCCATGTGGTGGATCCAGCAGGGCCTCAGCGTCCTGCCCGTTGCTCTGGTAACATGGACCGCAGCCACCTTCATCTTTGCATATATCACAGCTGTGACCTTGAGACATGTGGATCCTCTCGTGCCCTACattaggtcagtgtgtgtgtgtgtgtgtgtgtgtgtgtgtgtgtgtgtgtgtgtgtgtgtgtgtgtgtgtgtgtgtgtgtgtgacatcttTCTTGTGTATGACAGTGACACTGGAACGGTCGCTCCTGAAAGGTGCTTGTTTGGACTGATGCTGGATGTGTCTGCATTCCTAGGTAATGACTAGCACTGCTACTTCCATTATCTGTCAACAAAAAAGTGCATTAAATGTACTGAACTTAATTGTGTCATACAGTTCTCAAGAGGAAGTGACATTGGTTATTTCTGTGACTGCAGGCTTGGCGAACACGTACGTCCGCTACAAGCAGGTGCAGGCTCTCCTGGGCCCGGAGGAGAGGTCCCTCCACAAACTGAACAAGCTGGGCCTGGTCCTGggctccatcagctcctctgGCATGTGTGTTGTTGCAAACTTTCAGGTAACTGCTAGTTGTGCGTATAACATGGCTGCAAACTGGTGAAAATCAGCACGCAGTGCCATTAAAATCAAACTAGTTGTTGTATTGTTCTATAGATGCTCGTGTTTCGGACCCATTTGATGCAGTTATTATAAggataaaaaaaatcttttgttagcaatggttttttttttttttcatactcTTCGGCCGACTGTAGGGTATGACGGTGGTATACCACAAGAGTGGTTGGGAGTGGGGTCCTCATCCCTACCACAAGAAAATTATCTGTATTTGCACATTAGTATATTAATGAGTTGTCCCCTGGTCCCACAAGTTATACTTATAATTGTGACAGCTCTGGAGGTGTGACCGAGTAAACCATTTTCAATCATCTAATCAAGATTAGACGGCTCTGCCCGAGCAGACTAGCAGAACAACACCACAGTAACTATGGTGACCACTGGTGCATCAACGTGCGGTAATCACTCCCACCCACTGATGGATTTTTAAATCCCGACCGCCAACGAGAGTGAATTGAGAAAGATCAAATACAATCCTCTCAGCTTAAATGTATTTTGGGTGCAATGTGATATTTTGGCCAGCAGATGGCAGTACTTTGTCGAACTAGTATGCCCCATttccactgacagtaccatttCAACTTGCCTCGAATCAGCAcaccttttttttgtgtttccatCGCCAGCATTTTTAGCCTTAACTCTGTTGAGGTTCCAAGAGAGCTGATCTGGTACTTTTGTGTGATGTAAACAGGCtgctggccactgattggccagagagtgacTCCGCATtaacactacatgcgtccgtcgtcGGATGACCGAGGCCTTGTCTGACGTATAGGGGACTAGTCTTTATAGACGCAGCCTGAAGCCAATCAAAAGTCAATGAGAcccgtcgacggacgcatgtagtgtgaatgcACACTGACGCCACTGGACAAGCACGATGTCCGAGCAGCTTATCACAGAAAGCGATATGCAAGATTCTTCTTCTGATGAAAAGAGGGTTTATAGTTTATTGCAGTGTTTATAGCATATCATCACAAGATGAGCAACTTGTCACAGAAAGCGATGTTACATTTTATAGGCGACCCACAACGTAAGATATCGCATTCAAGATAATTAACTACGAGGGCACTAAAGTCATACAGTTTACAATTCTTACATGATGCATGCATGATGTGACCCAAGAAAGCACATCTTTTAATACAAGTATCAGCTTGATTATTAAACAAAGGATCAGTGTGCAAGAACACGCCGTGGACCGTGACAGAGGTGGAGACGCTCCTGTGTGTAGCCCTGTCTTTATGTGTTTCGTGGATAAGCATGCGCAATTTCGCACATGCATGCTATGCGATCCACGCAAGTTGAAGTACTATTCTAGATGGAAACACGACGTGCCTGGAAGCAAACCAAGTCATGCCACGCTAAGTTGTggcgagttgagctggtactgtcggtggaaaagcggcCGAAGTTTCCAACGAAGCGCCTATTGAAGTCAGTCTTACGGCGCGTTTCCATCGGCGGGAGTGCTTCGGCACAGCAAGACCTTGGCCCAGAAGTGAAGGTGCGGTTTtgcccagctcagttacggctcatgtttccagcGCCGagagtacccttatggtagggtgGGGATGTCGATCGCTGCGGCAGCTAGGTAAGCgtcgtgacctcatagcagcctgacacagtgtagcctgctgaTAAAAATGGCCTGCTGTTAAACGGCCATGGGATGTGGTGATGTTTTTACATTCAGAAGAGATGAGCGTGTATCAGCCATCATGCTTAATGTTGTACCCAGTCATCCCCGAAGGCCCATTCTGAGCCGGGAAACACCTTGACGTGATGTATTTTGTGAAACAGTGAATTTCATCAAAATTAGTCAAGTTTACCCCTCATATTTTTCTCTGCAAGTATTCAACTATTTTTTTGTTCTGAAATGTGCAGAATTGTAATGCTCTAAATGTAAACTGTCTTTGTTTCAGAAAACCACGCTGTTCTTCATGCACATCATGGGGGCTGTGATGACCTTCGGGGTGGGGGCTCTGTACATCTTGAGCCAGACTCTGCTCTCCTACCACATGCAGCCTCACGTGCACAGCAAGACCATCTTCACAGTCCGTCTCAGCATAGGAGTGTGGTCCATAACCAGTATCATCATCAGTATCCTTTAATTCTGCATTGAACTCTTTAAATTGATCGGCAATGGTTTATGTACCAAGGATTTTGTCAAGAGAGACAAACCAAAGAAACGTTGAGTTGACTCAACGTCAGCCTCTCCAATATTTCCACTTGTATTTGTTTCACTGACAATAGAGTGAGCAGAAAGCCATTGCTTTCATTGATCAGAATGTATTGGCCTCAAGTGTATTGGATCCTCGATAATGCAAGGATAATATTGAATGGTGCAAGTGATGCTGTATTTATTATTGCTTTGCTAAATCCTGTGAATCCCGTTGTGTTCCTTGACGTTACACTTGCAGTGTTTGTTTCATCTGTTATCATGTACAGCAGTTTGCCTGGAGTTGATGTAGCTCACAAACTACACTGGATCCCAGGGGAGACGGTCAGTCATTCTGCATCAGACATCCATAAACTGACCCTTTAGTCGCCCGCACTGTAATATGTTCTCTGATTCTGTGCTAATATGACTGATGTCTTTCAGGGCTATACTGCACACATCATCAGCACAATCTCTGAATGGTCCCTTGCTTTTGCCTTCGTCAGCTTCTTTTTAACCTACATCAGAGACTTCCAGGTAACCCCCCAACACCCCTTTTATCAAGATGGTCATGAGTCAGCCATTCTTCATCACCTGACAAAAAGATTGAAAAAGCAACGATTTGCCTCACAGAATGATTTAAAGGTTGTGTCAATTCCAAGTCATTTATTCATCCGTTATAGAAAATCATAGATGACCTTGTCATTAAACCTCTTAAGGCAAACAATAAAAACTAACCCTTTTTCCTTTTTAGAAAATAAATTTGCGGGCAGAGACGGATCTACAGAGTTATCATCTGTATGACTCTCTCCAAGAAGCCTCGTCAGCAAACCATTCAGAGGCCTCAGCACTATTGGCAGGAAGTATTTGAGATACTTTTAATTGTAACTTTTCTTGGAATATAAAGCATTATTTGAACATTACAATGTTTACCGCCCCATGGCATTAACCAGATTGCCTTGTTTTTATATTGAAATATAGACTTTAGCGTTGTGTTACAAAGTGCATCtacatttattttgatgttTGCTAAATGTTACTACACAATGGGTGTAAATATAAAGATGTACTTTGACTATTAAAATCTTGTGAATGACTTTCATATATGTTTTGATGGAAGCATTGGGCTGCtggcccagaactttggggtaGGCTACCCAATTCAATATTAATTTTTTTCAGAAAATATTTCAAAAGGCAGTTTTTTATAACTTAAAGACATATACTGAGATATCTGTATATCCGATTGTTTAATTCCTTTAATTATAAGGATGAATTTGTTTAATTCATCCTTGTGCGTCTAAGGGCAGTTCCCTGGTTTAGCATTTGCTCTCCTTTAGCCACTTTGACTTCGCTTGGCAGAGGGACTTTAGCCTGTTGGGAGGCTACACTAATACACTTAGGTAATTTTCAAAGTTTTCCGATACTTCTGTACTCTTTTCCGCATTGTGATTAGGCAACCTTTGTTGTACCACTGATCCTCCGTGTAGCATACTCAGACGGCCAGGGCGCAATAGagccatggacataataaaggatggaccacagactggaaaatggccgcccattcattcctatgcaaactgctcagtggcgcagggtaacatacaggagcgatttgcttccgcggtATGTGGCCAGgacacgtgacctagtccgtgacgtaccggatgcagaaatatagaactgataccgtaatgcaccgcttctttgtctttggatcttttgaataaatggatcaatacatgatgaatcacaatgatcgcaagcagaggaccgtgagagttattgagcagcagattaaccagtccaaaaatcggacacgttaacggagcactgaactaggccatctcggatgccatttgtttcacgaggactcctttcagctgcacacccctcttccccagcgagataacggctaataaaacgcttgaggtgatgttttgaaaagaaaaaacgtacatttttttaggacatggcatgaaggtaattatgagcctttgattgatatccagacattttttgaggagacacaatcctgttccccacttgtattggagtggacggcgatatctacttctgggccgcctgaaatgacggacccctgtccacagccagcttaaacagctgcaaaaCCAGGCTTGGcttctgagcactggtggattgcggaagtatgcgcctatcctgggggcctgagtagagctcgtaagtcgccattgctcatgggacctatgagaccgaaaaaaattaatgggagtcaatggagagaaagtaattattttctgatcccaGTCATTAAAGGccttggattacacatatgttttgTGTGGGTGACGTCTAAATATTtagtcccaggagcggcgtgctgcgccgcggcgctatctttccgtccggCCTATCTCACAACTTCCTGGTTCGGCGTTCGATTTTGCCTTCACCGGGTAAAGGGACTTCCGGTCGAGTAGTCCATGATATTTGACGATGGCGCAGTCAAAAAACAAAAGCTTCGGTTGTGTACCTCTATGCgccaattcaaaacaaaaaaaactatttacatTTCCACGACTTCCCGACTAATACCCAATACAACAGTGGGTCAGGGCGATCAGACGGGATGAAGGAATTAATTTCGTAATTCAGAATGGGGAGTAcactggggtctcatttataaccgttgcgtacgcacaaaacggggctgaaagttgcgtacgtgacttttcacgccaaggttgtgatctataaaaaaccaacttgacgggaaaatgtgcgcagccctaagcaaactctgacccatgcgtacgcatggtttggaggaaaaggagaattggcgacacagactgtgtggtggtgaactgaagtcagaccgaagaattgcagagtgactgtacgtccacaccaggagcgaccatagcgtcaaagacgctttggtcgctcacaaagtttcgctgcgaatttttctgttcgctttggtcgctcaagtcgctcatgacgtacaattcaattatgcagacgcatttaaaggagccgtatgcgtttagtaggccatacagacagccatatcaaatagtgaactctcccatacaccttggccatattgccgagacggttttgcatgttcgataaagtgcttcgacaacaagtaggacagtgattccccccaatatacaaaaaatcctaaaatgttggctaattacaaccgagaacaaaaaaccctgcgtgctgtagtagttaaaatatgtttcactgatctggatctgcaaatcatgatctgcactcattcgtcgcattcaaaacaaatagacattagcgcacatggctaatttgcatacgtgcacaggactggttggctccgcaaggcaaataatggaacatatatctatctaggcctttctgtctatctatctatcaatgcgtgtctagttttaatgtgatgtattgtgtgtatgtccagtcagacttgttctgtgtggtcttgtaggctactgtcctgtgtgggacgaaccacctaaatggattcctgacgatttgtgttgtttggtattaataaagacttgactatctatctatctagactatttaattaaaaaatattcacctcgggctccgtgaatagtggggaatagagggagaaattacaagggatatatctcttgtcttttatccctctattccccactattcacggagcctgaggtgtgagcctcgtcttgtcgattagtttgtttatgtgacgatttcaaaaacttttttggttttgtttaaagcatgctacacgcgattggttggttagattggtggcatgtagagcaaattataatgattcccgcttaaatacgaacgttctatatgtagcctataaatactcccgcttatcatcacttgatatccaaaccactatggcgtttcgatctctg encodes:
- the LOC130400429 gene encoding DNA damage-regulated autophagy modulator protein 2-like, producing the protein MWWIQQGLSVLPVALVTWTAATFIFAYITAVTLRHVDPLVPYISDTGTVAPERCLFGLMLDVSAFLGLANTYVRYKQVQALLGPEERSLHKLNKLGLVLGSISSSGMCVVANFQKTTLFFMHIMGAVMTFGVGALYILSQTLLSYHMQPHVHSKTIFTVRLSIGVWSITSIIIMFVSSVIMYSSLPGVDVAHKLHWIPGETGYTAHIISTISEWSLAFAFVSFFLTYIRDFQKINLRAETDLQSYHLYDSLQEASSANHSEASALLAGSI